In one Pseudomonas hydrolytica genomic region, the following are encoded:
- a CDS encoding OadG family protein has translation MTPSELLLEGVELMLFGMGFVFTFLVLLVAVVSAMSRLINLFAPHTPAPAISAAAPSIKPASHEPDAEVLAAIQSAIHQHRARRG, from the coding sequence ATGACCCCCAGTGAACTCCTGCTCGAGGGTGTCGAACTCATGCTATTCGGCATGGGTTTCGTGTTTACCTTTCTGGTGCTGTTGGTGGCGGTGGTCAGCGCGATGTCGCGCCTGATCAATCTCTTCGCTCCGCACACCCCAGCCCCCGCCATCTCTGCCGCAGCACCCAGCATCAAGCCGGCCAGCCATGAGCCGGATGCCGAGGTACTGGCTGCCATCCAATCCGCCATTCATCAGCACCGCGCCCGTCGCGGTTGA